From one Candidatus Binataceae bacterium genomic stretch:
- a CDS encoding DUF2334 domain-containing protein, translated as MEVALKIDVDTHQGLGEGVPRLQALLERRGVVGSFFIAMGPDNSGRAVMRMFRNPGFLAKMRRTRAVSMYGLRTILSGTLLPARQIARAFPEVIRGLIGAGFEVGVHGYDHVRWQDRLDAIGAAGVSAEIAHAFDLFAAIADARASCFAAPGWRTNGAALAALDTRQLRYRSDTRGRFPYRCALGGRLLATPEIPTTWPTLDEILGTSALNAAGSVPRFYLAQLREDALNVHTIHAETEGMAQLDEFSALIDALKARSASFVRLGDVAARLNVGQLPIHEVIRVTLPGRAGWISAQAPQPVI; from the coding sequence ATGGAAGTTGCATTAAAGATCGACGTCGATACCCATCAGGGGCTGGGCGAGGGCGTGCCGCGACTACAAGCGCTGCTTGAACGGCGCGGCGTCGTCGGGTCGTTCTTTATCGCGATGGGCCCGGACAATTCCGGCCGCGCTGTGATGCGGATGTTTCGCAATCCGGGTTTTCTCGCCAAGATGCGCCGCACGCGCGCGGTTTCGATGTACGGCCTGCGCACGATCCTGTCAGGAACCCTTTTGCCCGCGCGGCAAATCGCGCGCGCCTTTCCCGAGGTCATCCGCGGCCTTATTGGCGCGGGCTTCGAAGTTGGGGTCCACGGCTACGATCACGTGCGCTGGCAGGATCGACTCGATGCGATTGGTGCGGCTGGAGTCAGCGCTGAAATCGCCCACGCCTTCGATCTCTTCGCCGCGATCGCTGATGCGCGGGCCTCATGCTTCGCCGCGCCCGGATGGCGCACTAACGGCGCCGCGCTCGCTGCGCTCGACACTCGGCAACTACGCTATCGCAGCGATACGCGCGGCCGCTTCCCGTATCGATGCGCGCTCGGTGGCCGGCTCCTCGCGACCCCTGAAATTCCGACTACTTGGCCGACCCTCGACGAAATTCTCGGCACTTCGGCACTGAACGCGGCCGGTTCGGTTCCGCGCTTCTACCTCGCGCAGTTACGCGAAGATGCGCTCAACGTCCATACGATTCACGCCGAGACTGAAGGCATGGCGCAGCTCGACGAGTTCAGCGCATTGATCGATGCGCTCAAGGCGCGCAGCGCCAGCTTCGTCAGGCTCGGCGACGTGGCCGCCCGACTCAACGTTGGCCAATTACCAATTCACGAAGTCATCCGCGTGACGCTTCCGGGCCGCGCCGGATGGATCTCCGCCCAGGCTCCACAACCCGTAATATGA
- a CDS encoding NAD-dependent epimerase/dehydratase family protein: MRILITGGAGFLGSHLADAFIARGDEVFVLDTGAIAKVRHLLTEPRFHYIQDSIFNLELIDSLTARVDLIYHLAAVVGVEHYVGDPYATLNVNVNGTQNLLRAAYKHTKKVVFSSTSEVYGRNPKVPWKEDDDRVLGATTIDRWCYSTSKAVGEHFCFAYYRLGLPVTVVRYFNIYGPRLDKVDVGRLFTIFMGQLLRGADLTVIGDGAQTRCFTYVTDAVAATVAAGLNRDADGQAINIGVDHETSVLEFAKLMIELYGPCKSQIKFVSQAEVYGNSYEDIPRRVPDNTKMRTLLGVEPKISLREGTRLAMDWFRKEANS; this comes from the coding sequence ATGCGGATTTTGATCACGGGCGGCGCCGGCTTTTTAGGTTCGCATCTCGCCGACGCCTTCATCGCGCGTGGCGACGAGGTCTTCGTCCTCGATACCGGGGCGATCGCCAAGGTTCGCCATCTGCTGACGGAACCGCGCTTCCATTACATCCAGGACTCGATTTTCAATCTCGAGTTGATCGACAGCCTGACTGCGCGCGTCGATCTGATCTACCATCTCGCCGCCGTGGTCGGCGTCGAGCATTACGTTGGCGACCCGTACGCCACCCTCAATGTGAACGTCAACGGCACGCAGAATCTGCTGCGCGCCGCCTACAAACACACCAAGAAGGTGGTCTTCAGCTCGACCTCCGAGGTTTATGGCCGCAATCCAAAGGTGCCGTGGAAGGAAGATGACGACCGCGTGCTGGGGGCGACCACGATCGATCGCTGGTGCTACTCGACCTCGAAGGCGGTCGGCGAGCATTTCTGCTTCGCCTACTATCGGCTCGGCCTGCCGGTTACGGTCGTGCGTTACTTCAATATCTATGGGCCGCGCCTGGACAAGGTCGACGTCGGCCGCCTCTTCACGATCTTCATGGGGCAGTTGCTGCGTGGCGCCGACCTCACGGTGATCGGCGATGGCGCGCAGACGCGCTGCTTCACCTACGTCACCGACGCGGTTGCCGCGACCGTCGCGGCCGGTCTCAATCGCGACGCCGACGGCCAGGCCATCAATATCGGGGTGGATCACGAAACCTCGGTGCTGGAGTTCGCCAAGCTGATGATCGAGCTCTACGGCCCATGCAAGTCGCAGATAAAATTCGTCAGCCAGGCCGAGGTTTACGGCAACAGCTACGAGGACATCCCGCGTCGCGTGCCGGACAACACCAAGATGCGCACGCTGCTCGGCGTCGAGCCGAAAATCTCGTTGCGCGAAGGGACGCGCCTGGCGATGGACTGGTTCCGCAAAGAGGCCAATAGCTGA